A window of the Polaribacter sp. HaHaR_3_91 genome harbors these coding sequences:
- a CDS encoding cytochrome-c peroxidase encodes MKNNLILTLFICIIICSCKTEHKEEYTNIANLKAIYSNGDNTKWPTPNLDSTVDKKAFKDIGALPKLQHPEYNPFSKEKSKLGKTLFFDPRLSVSGQIACASCHNPELAWTDNSTRSFGHDRQTGARNSMTILNVGFAHSLFWDGRASSLEDQARFPIGDPLEMNEKLNIAVDKIAKIEGYKPLFKAAFGNDTISLQRIQYAIATFERTVNSYKTKFDKFVEGDSTKLNNQEVLGLHLFRTKARCINCHNTPYFSDNQFHNDGQTLFGTKDEDFGRYNVTKNMDDIGKIRTPTLREVARTGPWMHNGHFPSLLDVVQFYNLGNPAVVQKKYLGKGRDSLIPTNSPILKKLNLEKNEIEALIAFMETLSSSRGRTLIPNLPK; translated from the coding sequence ATGAAAAACAACCTTATTTTAACCCTATTTATTTGCATTATTATATGTTCTTGTAAAACAGAACATAAAGAAGAGTACACCAATATTGCTAACCTAAAAGCTATTTATTCCAATGGAGACAATACTAAATGGCCTACTCCAAATTTAGATAGTACCGTAGACAAAAAAGCTTTTAAAGATATTGGAGCTTTACCAAAGTTGCAACATCCAGAATACAACCCTTTTAGTAAAGAGAAATCAAAGCTAGGAAAAACACTCTTTTTCGATCCAAGATTATCCGTTAGCGGACAAATAGCGTGTGCTTCTTGCCATAATCCAGAATTAGCTTGGACTGATAATTCTACCCGTTCTTTTGGTCACGATCGCCAGACAGGAGCAAGAAACTCTATGACTATTTTAAATGTTGGTTTTGCACACAGTTTGTTTTGGGATGGTCGTGCTTCTAGCTTAGAAGATCAGGCTAGATTTCCTATTGGAGATCCTTTAGAGATGAATGAAAAACTGAATATTGCTGTAGATAAAATAGCAAAAATAGAAGGATACAAACCTTTATTTAAAGCCGCTTTTGGTAATGATACCATTTCATTACAACGTATTCAGTATGCCATAGCAACCTTTGAACGCACCGTAAACAGCTACAAAACAAAGTTCGATAAGTTTGTTGAAGGAGATTCTACCAAACTTAACAATCAAGAAGTTTTAGGCTTACACTTATTCCGCACAAAAGCAAGATGTATCAATTGCCATAACACCCCTTATTTTTCAGACAACCAATTTCACAACGACGGACAAACCTTGTTTGGCACCAAAGATGAAGATTTTGGTCGCTACAACGTTACCAAAAACATGGATGATATTGGAAAAATTAGAACTCCAACATTAAGAGAAGTTGCCAGAACTGGTCCTTGGATGCATAATGGACACTTCCCTAGTTTATTAGATGTTGTTCAATTTTACAACCTTGGAAACCCTGCGGTTGTTCAGAAAAAATACTTAGGTAAAGGGCGAGACTCTTTAATACCTACAAACTCACCTATCTTAAAAAAATTAAATCTAGAAAAAAATGAAATTGAAGCCTTAATTGCCTTCATGGAAACCTTGTCTTCTAGCAGAGGGAGAACTTTAATACCTAACCTTCCTAAGTAA
- a CDS encoding T9SS type A sorting domain-containing protein: protein MKKQLLLFTALISAIALNAQITLVKEINNNGASSSNPAYLTVLDGKIFFSADDSNGSNTPGGEDLGKELWITDGTTDGTNFLKDIKPGSDSGNPFAYFIFNNKLYFTANDGSAELWTSDGTEAGTTKADIMPTITGEAPQRFTELNGMAYFTVGGQPGNTSAETANKLVQWDGENDAVQVADVGDGFESIFAEMVAYKDALYIYMNYSTQDASYGNELYKYSPTTDTFTLVKDIDAGTGDSSISNFTIVNDILYFEADNALWQTDGTETGTITVAAATNLAGIADLFAWNDQLFFAGDDGTNDDQLYVLNPTTNTIKNISNISGKNHDPSNYAAYNGYLYYSGEDATSTNQYLFRTNGTSIEQLDNTIKDIDEITVLNDILYFEGDNGDTGNELYSLNPTTLATESVTAEIIKVFPNPASEYIMVPQSLLKSAYVIYDISGKSVSGGIISSEKIDLDLNSGLYILQVQTNLNTISKKIIVK, encoded by the coding sequence ATGAAAAAACAATTACTCTTATTTACTGCTCTTATCAGCGCAATTGCGTTAAACGCACAAATTACACTTGTAAAAGAAATTAATAATAACGGAGCTTCTAGCTCTAATCCTGCATATCTTACTGTTTTAGATGGAAAAATATTTTTTTCTGCAGATGATTCTAACGGTTCTAATACTCCCGGTGGAGAAGATTTAGGAAAAGAACTTTGGATAACAGATGGTACAACAGACGGTACAAATTTTCTAAAAGATATTAAACCAGGTTCTGATAGTGGAAATCCATTTGCTTACTTCATCTTTAATAATAAACTTTACTTTACAGCAAATGACGGTAGTGCTGAACTTTGGACATCAGACGGAACAGAAGCTGGTACAACAAAAGCAGATATTATGCCAACTATTACAGGAGAAGCACCTCAACGTTTTACAGAACTAAACGGAATGGCTTATTTTACTGTTGGAGGACAACCAGGTAATACAAGTGCAGAAACAGCAAATAAATTAGTGCAATGGGATGGAGAAAACGACGCTGTACAAGTTGCTGATGTAGGAGATGGTTTCGAATCTATTTTTGCTGAAATGGTTGCTTATAAAGATGCGCTTTATATCTATATGAATTATTCTACACAAGATGCATCTTATGGTAACGAACTTTATAAATATTCACCAACTACAGATACCTTTACATTAGTTAAAGATATAGATGCAGGAACTGGAGATTCTAGTATTAGTAATTTTACAATAGTTAATGACATTTTATATTTTGAAGCAGACAATGCTCTTTGGCAAACAGACGGTACAGAAACTGGTACAATAACTGTAGCAGCTGCTACAAACTTAGCAGGAATAGCAGATCTATTTGCATGGAATGATCAATTATTTTTTGCTGGTGATGATGGTACTAATGATGATCAACTTTATGTTTTAAACCCAACAACAAATACTATAAAAAACATCAGTAATATTTCTGGTAAAAACCATGATCCTTCCAATTATGCTGCTTATAATGGGTATTTATATTACAGTGGTGAAGATGCTACAAGTACCAACCAATATTTATTTAGAACGAATGGAACTTCTATTGAACAACTAGACAATACTATTAAAGATATTGATGAAATTACTGTATTAAACGATATCTTATATTTTGAAGGTGACAATGGAGATACTGGGAACGAACTTTACAGCTTAAACCCTACTACGTTAGCTACAGAGAGTGTAACTGCAGAAATAATTAAAGTATTTCCTAACCCAGCATCAGAATATATTATGGTACCACAAAGTCTTTTAAAATCTGCATATGTTATTTATGACATTTCAGGAAAAAGCGTAAGTGGAGGTATTATTTCTTCTGAAAAAATTGACTTAGACTTAAACAGTGGTTTATACATATTACAAGTACAAACAAACTTAAACACCATCTCTAAAAAAATAATTGTAAAATAA
- a CDS encoding enoyl-CoA hydratase/isomerase family protein gives MKFENILIEKKDSLAKITINRPKKLNALNKATIIELNEAFEELEDDANIRVIILTGSGEKAFVAGADISEFADFSVDEGTKLSKLGHDTLFDYVENLSTPVIAAVNGFALGGGLELAMSCHFRIASDNAKMGLPEVSLGVIPGYGGTQRLPQLVGKGKAMEMIMTAGMISAEEAKEYGLVNHVTPPEELLSLAEKIASKIIRNSSEAISAAIRAVNAGFEDGVNGFDVEVDEFGECFGTDDFIEGTDAFLNKRKPNFK, from the coding sequence ATGAAATTCGAGAATATTTTAATTGAGAAAAAAGATAGTTTGGCTAAAATTACTATCAACAGACCCAAAAAATTAAATGCTCTTAATAAGGCTACAATTATAGAACTGAATGAAGCTTTTGAAGAATTAGAAGATGATGCTAATATTAGGGTAATTATTTTAACGGGTAGCGGAGAGAAAGCTTTTGTTGCAGGAGCAGATATCTCTGAATTTGCAGATTTTTCTGTAGATGAAGGAACCAAATTATCTAAATTAGGGCACGATACTTTATTCGATTATGTAGAAAATTTGTCTACACCTGTTATTGCAGCCGTAAATGGTTTTGCTTTAGGTGGTGGATTAGAGTTGGCAATGTCTTGTCATTTTAGAATAGCATCTGATAATGCAAAAATGGGCTTACCAGAAGTTTCTTTAGGGGTTATTCCAGGTTATGGAGGTACACAACGTTTGCCGCAATTGGTTGGTAAAGGAAAGGCGATGGAAATGATTATGACAGCTGGTATGATATCTGCTGAAGAGGCAAAAGAATATGGCTTGGTAAACCACGTTACTCCTCCAGAGGAGTTATTGTCATTAGCCGAGAAAATAGCAAGTAAGATTATAAGAAATTCTTCGGAAGCAATAAGCGCTGCTATTAGAGCAGTTAATGCAGGTTTTGAAGATGGTGTTAATGGTTTTGATGTTGAAGTAGATGAATTTGGAGAATGTTTTGGAACAGATGATTTTATAGAAGGTACTGATGCATTTTTAAATAAAAGAAAACCAAATTTTAAGTAG
- a CDS encoding PAS domain-containing sensor histidine kinase: MILLVLLASVLILVVTIYQYDEQTKDYNIQRFERKEATTKEIIELELKNKTTYPVNTENLAKIFQERIFEISSINKLNISFYDLKGNLLKSSTANAFEKVDIKPLPINVLKELSQNSNHKILKTSVENGTGYQSSYSFIHDPKFKRIGIIELQFTQDNSEIEHELREFMLRLGVVYILMFLIAIAIAYFLSSYITRSIKSISDKMQQTRLNKRNEKIILDKASSEIEILVEAYNHMIDELGESAAKLAKSEREQAWREMAKQVAHEIKNPLTPMRLTVQSFERRFDPTDEKAKEKLKEFSQTLIQQIDVMSSIASAFSDFAKMPTQKKEQLDVISVVKFALDIFSERYIKYYPQEKELHANLDKTQLIRVITNLVKNAIQAVNVEENPLIEVKVFSEDINIKITVSDNGKGISDDLKDLIFEPKFTTKSSGMGLGLGMIRNIIEAYKGTISFTSKEGLGTVFTVVLPKS; this comes from the coding sequence ATGATTTTATTGGTGTTATTGGCATCTGTATTAATCTTGGTGGTTACTATTTATCAATATGATGAACAGACAAAAGACTACAATATTCAGCGTTTTGAACGTAAAGAAGCTACTACCAAAGAAATTATAGAATTAGAGCTTAAAAACAAAACAACCTACCCGGTAAATACTGAAAATTTAGCTAAAATATTTCAAGAACGTATTTTTGAAATATCATCTATTAATAAGTTAAATATCTCGTTTTACGACTTAAAGGGGAATTTACTAAAATCTTCTACGGCAAATGCTTTTGAAAAGGTAGATATAAAACCGCTTCCGATAAATGTTTTAAAAGAATTATCGCAAAATTCTAATCATAAAATATTAAAAACAAGTGTAGAAAATGGAACAGGTTATCAATCTTCGTACTCGTTTATACATGATCCGAAATTTAAAAGAATTGGTATTATTGAGCTACAGTTTACACAAGATAATTCTGAGATAGAACACGAATTGAGAGAGTTTATGTTGCGATTGGGTGTGGTTTATATATTAATGTTTCTAATTGCAATTGCAATAGCATATTTCTTATCAAGTTATATTACAAGGTCTATTAAATCGATTTCTGATAAAATGCAGCAGACACGTCTTAATAAACGGAATGAAAAGATTATTTTAGATAAGGCAAGTTCAGAAATAGAAATTTTGGTGGAAGCATACAATCATATGATTGATGAATTGGGAGAAAGTGCTGCTAAATTAGCTAAAAGTGAGCGAGAACAGGCGTGGCGTGAAATGGCAAAACAAGTAGCGCACGAAATTAAAAATCCTTTAACTCCAATGCGTTTAACAGTGCAAAGTTTTGAGAGAAGGTTTGATCCTACAGACGAAAAAGCAAAAGAGAAGTTAAAAGAATTTAGCCAGACTTTAATTCAGCAGATAGATGTTATGAGTTCTATAGCATCTGCTTTTTCCGATTTTGCTAAAATGCCAACTCAAAAGAAAGAACAATTAGATGTAATTAGTGTTGTAAAGTTTGCTCTAGATATTTTTTCGGAGCGTTATATTAAATACTATCCGCAAGAAAAAGAACTGCATGCTAATTTAGATAAAACTCAATTAATTAGAGTGATTACAAACTTAGTTAAAAATGCAATTCAGGCGGTAAATGTTGAGGAAAACCCTTTAATTGAAGTAAAAGTTTTTTCTGAAGATATAAATATAAAAATTACAGTTTCTGATAATGGAAAGGGAATCTCTGACGACCTAAAAGACTTAATTTTTGAACCTAAATTTACTACAAAATCAAGTGGAATGGGGTTAGGTTTAGGTATGATAAGAAATATTATTGAAGCTTATAAAGGAACTATTTCTTTTACTTCTAAAGAAGGATTAGGTACTGTGTTTACTGTGGTATTACCAAAAAGTTAA
- a CDS encoding NTP transferase domain-containing protein, with amino-acid sequence MKKHSKHTNLERRDNDNFAPNEIAILGTNCGVISDLVHKVSQNLSDYKLAYFDASHAKEVVKNNLSEYVFHHEGNLQITTSGNINKFQQRLDFAKFDYVFINGNHYQGAKQILILDEAKEASVLKRLDQLDRIQFIVKLRSETEYFNFLEEKYPQIKNITCYTIHEIDAISNHIHNLILEKIAPVKGLVLVGGKSTRMGTDKSELDYFGKPQKKVVKELLENNKLETFYSVQNSSEKKDEISDKFINLGPFGGICSAFQKDPNAAWFVLATDVPFVNEEIIQLVLKYRNPSKAATAIKGKGKDFPEPLITIYEPKAYAILLQYLAQGYSCPRKMLINSDVEIVEIDDDYIRNINTPEEFNEAKKELN; translated from the coding sequence ATGAAAAAACACAGTAAACATACCAATTTAGAAAGAAGAGATAACGATAATTTTGCTCCGAATGAAATTGCAATTTTGGGCACAAATTGTGGGGTTATTTCAGATTTAGTTCATAAAGTCTCTCAAAATTTATCAGATTATAAATTGGCTTATTTTGATGCTTCTCATGCTAAGGAAGTCGTGAAAAATAACTTGTCAGAATATGTGTTTCATCACGAAGGAAATTTGCAAATAACCACATCTGGGAATATCAATAAATTTCAGCAGCGATTAGATTTTGCTAAGTTTGATTATGTTTTTATCAACGGAAATCATTATCAAGGAGCAAAACAAATTTTAATTTTAGATGAAGCAAAAGAAGCTTCTGTTTTAAAAAGATTAGATCAGTTAGATCGTATTCAGTTTATAGTTAAGTTGAGATCAGAAACTGAATATTTTAACTTTTTAGAAGAGAAATATCCGCAGATAAAAAATATCACTTGTTATACTATTCATGAAATCGATGCGATTTCTAATCATATTCATAATTTAATTCTAGAAAAAATTGCTCCTGTAAAAGGTTTGGTTTTGGTTGGTGGTAAAAGTACAAGAATGGGAACGGATAAATCTGAACTCGATTATTTTGGAAAACCACAGAAAAAAGTGGTAAAAGAATTGTTAGAAAATAATAAGTTAGAAACCTTTTATTCTGTTCAGAATTCATCAGAAAAAAAAGATGAAATTTCAGATAAATTTATCAATTTAGGTCCTTTTGGAGGGATTTGTTCTGCGTTTCAAAAAGACCCAAATGCAGCTTGGTTTGTGTTGGCAACAGATGTTCCTTTTGTAAATGAAGAAATTATTCAGTTAGTTTTAAAATACAGAAATCCGAGTAAGGCAGCAACGGCAATTAAGGGGAAAGGTAAAGATTTTCCGGAACCTTTAATTACTATTTATGAGCCGAAAGCATACGCTATTTTATTACAATATTTAGCGCAAGGATATTCTTGTCCGCGTAAAATGTTAATTAATTCTGATGTAGAAATTGTTGAAATTGATGATGATTATATTAGAAATATAAATACTCCAGAAGAGTTTAATGAAGCTAAAAAAGAGCTAAATTAG
- the moaC gene encoding cyclic pyranopterin monophosphate synthase MoaC: protein MSDFSHLNEKNNPKMVNVSDKKITKRTAIAKATMFLGEEVIAHFTNDELFTKKGPVFQTAIIAGIQGVKKTSELIPMCHPLLINGVDVDINIIDSENIEVFCEVTITGKTGVEMEALTGANITCLTIYDMCKSISQEMVIKEVKLLKKTGGKSDINNK from the coding sequence ATGTCAGACTTTAGTCATTTAAACGAAAAAAATAACCCTAAAATGGTAAATGTTTCTGATAAGAAAATTACCAAAAGAACGGCAATTGCAAAAGCAACCATGTTTTTAGGAGAAGAAGTAATTGCTCACTTTACAAATGATGAGTTATTTACTAAAAAAGGACCTGTTTTTCAAACGGCAATTATTGCTGGAATTCAAGGTGTAAAAAAGACATCAGAATTAATACCAATGTGTCATCCGTTGTTGATTAACGGTGTAGATGTTGATATCAATATTATAGATTCAGAAAATATAGAAGTTTTTTGTGAAGTTACTATTACAGGGAAAACAGGAGTAGAAATGGAGGCTTTAACAGGCGCAAATATTACTTGTTTAACCATTTATGATATGTGTAAAAGTATTAGTCAAGAAATGGTGATTAAAGAAGTGAAGCTGTTGAAAAAAACCGGAGGAAAATCTGATATTAATAATAAATAA
- a CDS encoding molybdopterin molybdotransferase MoeA — MISVEKALQTVLNSSQELGIEEVPFIKSVGRILKEEILADRDFPPFNRVSMDGIAIDYPAFKNGQRDFKIEGIQAAGSEQISLKNPENCIEVMTGAVLPNNANTVIRYEDVTIIDEIATINIDVINDAQNVHPRGKDGQKGDVLIEENKIISAAEIGVLATVGKSTVKVAIQPKVMIVSTGDELVGVAEIPLEHQIRRSNVFTLVSLLERLSIPSETAHITDDKPILKSKIESYLQEYDVLLFSGAVSKGKYDFLPEVFDELGVEKLFHKVTQRPGKPFWFGRRSFLKENDLNSDNHTNDKYKKNTIVFGFPGNPISTFVNCLAYFYPWYYKSVGIKLEEETAILNADVSFKPNLTYFLQVKLSSRFGHLIATPITGNGSGDLASLVKTDAFIQLSSDKIEFKKGEVFPIIRYR, encoded by the coding sequence ATGATTTCAGTAGAAAAAGCTTTGCAAACCGTTTTAAATTCAAGTCAAGAACTTGGAATTGAAGAAGTTCCGTTTATAAAATCTGTAGGTAGAATTCTAAAAGAAGAGATTCTTGCAGATAGAGATTTTCCGCCATTTAATAGAGTTTCTATGGATGGAATTGCAATTGATTATCCTGCATTTAAAAATGGACAAAGAGATTTTAAAATAGAAGGAATTCAAGCTGCGGGAAGTGAACAGATCTCGCTTAAAAATCCTGAAAACTGTATTGAAGTTATGACTGGAGCTGTTTTGCCTAACAATGCAAACACAGTTATTAGATATGAAGATGTAACGATAATAGATGAAATTGCAACCATAAATATTGATGTAATTAACGATGCTCAAAATGTTCATCCGAGAGGAAAAGATGGACAAAAAGGAGATGTATTAATTGAAGAAAATAAAATAATTTCTGCTGCAGAAATTGGTGTTTTAGCAACGGTTGGTAAATCAACAGTAAAAGTTGCAATACAACCTAAAGTAATGATTGTTTCTACGGGTGATGAATTGGTTGGTGTAGCTGAAATTCCGTTAGAACATCAAATTAGAAGGAGCAACGTATTTACGTTAGTGTCTTTGTTAGAACGTTTAAGTATTCCATCGGAAACAGCACATATTACGGATGATAAGCCAATTTTAAAATCGAAAATAGAAAGCTACTTGCAAGAATATGATGTGTTACTTTTTAGTGGCGCCGTAAGTAAAGGGAAGTATGATTTTTTACCAGAAGTTTTTGATGAATTAGGGGTAGAGAAATTGTTTCATAAAGTTACACAAAGACCTGGGAAGCCATTCTGGTTTGGAAGAAGATCTTTTCTTAAAGAAAATGATTTAAATTCTGATAATCATACAAATGATAAATACAAAAAGAACACAATTGTGTTCGGATTTCCTGGGAATCCAATTTCTACTTTTGTAAATTGCTTAGCCTATTTTTACCCTTGGTATTATAAATCTGTAGGCATAAAATTGGAAGAAGAAACGGCAATTTTAAATGCTGATGTTTCATTTAAACCTAACTTAACGTACTTTTTACAAGTAAAATTAAGTTCAAGGTTTGGACATTTAATTGCAACTCCAATTACAGGAAATGGTTCTGGAGATTTAGCTAGTTTGGTAAAAACAGATGCTTTTATTCAGTTATCAAGTGATAAAATAGAATTTAAAAAAGGAGAAGTTTTTCCGATAATTAGATATCGATAG
- the moaA gene encoding GTP 3',8-cyclase MoaA, whose protein sequence is MSKLVDGFGRQMEYVRLAVTDRCNLRCQYCMPAHGIDIVPRQELLTFKEMYRLIRVLTELGVNKVRLTGGEPFVRKDFVRFLEMLSFNDLLDEINITTNGALISHHISKIEQLEKVKKINLSIDSLDREKFAKITRRDVFPEVYKTFELLEKSSLDLKLNVVVQSGFNTDEIVDFVRLTKDKNVAVRFIEEMPFNGKGQRDMKENWTFNKILNEVKTEFDVTEVQSEKSSTSRNYKVDNHLGTFGIIPAFTRTICNDCNRIRITSTGTFKNCLFDDGVFNLRDFIRKGASNDDLKELFLGLVKEKPENGFIAEANRKDGGASESMSTIGG, encoded by the coding sequence ATGAGCAAATTAGTAGACGGTTTTGGTAGACAAATGGAATATGTGCGACTAGCAGTTACAGATCGTTGTAATTTGCGTTGCCAATATTGTATGCCTGCGCATGGTATAGATATTGTTCCGAGACAAGAATTACTTACCTTTAAAGAAATGTATCGTTTAATTCGTGTATTAACCGAATTAGGGGTAAATAAAGTCCGTTTAACCGGTGGAGAACCTTTTGTACGTAAAGATTTTGTTAGGTTTTTAGAGATGTTGTCTTTTAATGATTTATTAGATGAAATTAATATTACTACAAACGGTGCGTTAATTTCTCATCATATTTCTAAGATTGAACAATTAGAAAAAGTAAAAAAAATCAATTTAAGTATTGATAGTTTAGATCGAGAAAAGTTTGCGAAAATTACAAGAAGAGATGTTTTTCCTGAGGTTTATAAAACCTTTGAATTACTAGAGAAAAGTAGTTTAGATTTAAAGCTAAACGTAGTAGTGCAATCTGGTTTTAATACCGATGAAATTGTAGACTTTGTACGATTGACAAAAGATAAAAATGTTGCGGTTCGTTTTATTGAAGAAATGCCTTTTAACGGAAAAGGACAGCGTGATATGAAAGAAAATTGGACTTTCAATAAGATTTTAAATGAAGTAAAAACGGAGTTTGATGTTACCGAAGTTCAGTCAGAAAAATCATCAACTTCTAGAAATTATAAAGTAGACAATCATTTAGGAACTTTCGGAATTATTCCCGCCTTTACAAGAACTATTTGTAACGATTGTAATAGAATTAGAATTACAAGTACTGGTACATTTAAAAACTGTTTGTTTGATGATGGTGTTTTTAATTTAAGAGATTTTATTAGAAAAGGCGCTTCTAATGACGATTTAAAAGAATTGTTTTTAGGTCTTGTAAAAGAAAAGCCAGAAAATGGATTTATAGCAGAAGCAAATAGAAAAGATGGTGGAGCTTCAGAGAGTATGAGTACTATTGGAGGATAA
- a CDS encoding DUF6691 family protein has product MKNIKFLILGIFFAIVLSKTQAISWYRFYEMFKFQSFHMFGIIGGAVVISMIFMQLFKSGKIKDIHGNKIIPKPKEKGFVRTLLGGTFFGLGWGISGACAAPIFVILGFELIPALILLFGSLLGTLLYGVLSKKLPN; this is encoded by the coding sequence ATGAAAAACATCAAATTTTTAATATTAGGAATCTTTTTCGCAATCGTTTTAAGCAAAACGCAAGCAATTAGTTGGTATCGATTTTACGAAATGTTTAAGTTTCAATCTTTTCATATGTTTGGAATAATTGGAGGAGCAGTTGTAATTTCTATGATTTTTATGCAGCTTTTTAAAAGTGGAAAAATAAAAGACATTCACGGAAATAAAATAATACCAAAACCGAAAGAAAAAGGTTTTGTAAGAACACTTTTAGGAGGAACTTTTTTTGGTTTAGGTTGGGGTATTTCTGGTGCTTGTGCAGCTCCTATTTTTGTAATTCTTGGTTTCGAATTAATTCCGGCTTTAATTTTATTGTTCGGATCGCTTTTAGGAACGTTGCTTTATGGCGTTTTAAGTAAAAAACTACCAAATTAA
- a CDS encoding YeeE/YedE family protein: MDFILQPWAWYVGGPLIAISLLLYFYFGKNFGASTNFETLCTIAGADKVSDYFKKDWKDRDFALMFVVGLIIGGFISANFLTPNQAIDLNPKTVQELTDLGFSNVGSEYFPDEIFSEDVVFSLKGFLILIISGVLIGFGTRYAGGCTSGHAITGLSNLELPSLLAVVGFFIGGIIATWFIIPILF; encoded by the coding sequence ATGGATTTTATATTACAACCTTGGGCTTGGTATGTTGGTGGCCCTTTAATAGCAATATCATTACTCTTATATTTTTACTTTGGTAAAAATTTTGGAGCATCAACAAATTTTGAAACATTGTGTACCATTGCAGGTGCAGATAAAGTGTCGGATTATTTTAAGAAAGATTGGAAAGACAGAGATTTTGCATTGATGTTTGTAGTTGGTTTAATAATTGGTGGCTTTATTTCTGCAAATTTTCTAACGCCAAATCAAGCAATAGATTTAAATCCAAAGACAGTGCAAGAATTAACAGATTTAGGTTTTTCTAATGTTGGAAGCGAATATTTTCCTGATGAAATTTTTAGTGAAGATGTTGTCTTTTCTTTAAAAGGGTTTTTAATTTTAATTATTTCTGGAGTTTTAATTGGTTTCGGAACCCGTTATGCTGGTGGTTGTACTTCTGGTCACGCAATTACAGGTTTAAGTAATTTAGAGTTGCCTTCTTTATTGGCGGTAGTTGGTTTTTTTATTGGTGGTATTATTGCTACGTGGTTTATAATTCCAATTTTATTTTAG